Proteins encoded within one genomic window of Episyrphus balteatus chromosome 1, idEpiBalt1.1, whole genome shotgun sequence:
- the LOC129921505 gene encoding serine/arginine-rich splicing factor 2 gives MSHSNSNNNSNRPPPRIDGMVSLKVDNLTYRTTPEDLRRVFERCGEVGDIYIPRDRYTRESRGFAFVRFYDKRDAEDALEAMDGRMLDGRELRVQMARYGRPTSPTRRNGRGGGGGGGGGRRRGGRSRSPRRRSRSPRRKPSYSPRSRSRSVGSRSPVRRNKFSRSPVRKSLSRSNSHNGGRSVSRSRSRSRT, from the exons ATGAGTCACAGTAATAGTAATAATAACAGCAACCGGCCACCTCCCCGCATTGACGGGATGGTGTCCCTTAAA GTTGATAATTTAACTTATCGCACCACTCCGGAAGATTTGAGACGAGTTTTCGAAAGGTGCGGTGAAGTTGGAGATATTTACATACCACGCGATCGCTATACCCGCGAAAGCCGGGGCTTCGCTTTCGTtag ATTTTATGACAAGAGGGATGCCGAAGACGCACTTGAAGCTATGGATGGCCGCATGTTAGACGGCAGGGAGTTGCGTGTCCAAATGGCTCGCTACGGGCGACCAACATCGCCAACCAGACGCAATGGACGCGGTGGTGGCGGCGGTGGTGGAGGCGGTAGACGCCGTGGAGGACGTTCTCGTTCACCGCGACGTCGATCGCGCAGTCCAAGGCGCAAGCCTTCATACTCGCCGAGATCCAGATCTCGCTCGGTGGGTAGCCGCTCGCCGGTGCGTCGGAATAAGTTTTCACGCAGCCCCGTCCGCAAATCTCTGAGCCGCAGCAACAGCCATAATGGCGGGCGCAGTGTTTCACGTAGTCGCAGTCGTAGTAGGACTTAA